The genomic interval CCAAATGCATTTTTAATATGGTCGACATTCGTTTTGCCGGAAAAATCTTTATAAATGGCGACAACATCGAATCTGCAGTATTCGTTTTGTAGTTTGTTTTTATAGAGATAAAATCTTGCCGCGTGGATAATCGATCCGCGCTTGTTTTTTTGCACGGCATGAATGGGGAGAGAATTGCTTCTGAACGAATACGATTTTACTTCGACGAAGACCAAATAATTCTTATCTCTTGCTATAATATCTATCTCGCCTTGCTGCGACCTGAAATTTCTTTCGATGATCGAGAAGCCTTGTTGCTTGAGATAAGCCGCTGCAGTATTTTCGCCCTCGATTCCAAGTTGATAACTAAGTTTACCCATTTTGGAAACCAAATTTCTTTGTCGGTTTTTCTTTTGGCATCATTAGTTCTCTAATTGCTTCAAATACCGTTTGAATTTCAATATCGTGTTTTTCGTATTTTCTTTCAAGTTCTTTGAGCTTTTGGGCTAAATCTTTATTATTAGAAAGAAATCTCCGTAATTTTACAAAAGTTCGCATAATTGCAATATTCACATCAATTGCGTTATTACTGCTTAAAACGGAAGATAGCATTGAAACCCCTTGTTCGGTGAAAGCGTAGGGGAGATATTTTATGTTTGATCCTCTGTTCAAGGTCACAATTTGTGACCTTGAATTGGGTTCTTTTGCCTGGATGATTCTTTTTGCTTCTTCTGCCGTCAGCTTAAACATAAAATCCGAGGGAAAGCGCCTCGAGTTTCTTTTAACGGCTTGATTAAGGGCTTTTGTTTTAACCCCATAGAGTTTTGCCAGATCGGAAGCAAGCATAACCTTAAGCCCGCGTATCAGATAAATTTTATTCTCTATTGTTTCTATTGGAATAATGTTTGGCATTGTTTTGTCTCCTTTGAACAAGAAGACAGCAATTTTCATACCAGGTTTATTTGAGGATTTCGCCGAGGTTTCGTCTAAAAAGAAAACTCCCGCCTTCTAAATAGTCGATCCTTTAGAAAACGGGAGTTTAAATTAGTTGATCATGTCGAAAAGTTGCTGTCCTGTGCTGAATTTTACGACATTGCGCGCCGAGATCTTGATCGCTTTCCCTGTTTGAGGATTGCGGCCCATGCGAGCTTTTCTTTTTGCTTTTTTCCATGTGCCAAAACCTACCAACCTTACTTCTTGGCCCTTTTTTAGCGCGCCAGAGATAGCTTCGATCGTATTGTCCAACATGTTTAAGCATTGTGTTTTTGAAAGCTTTGTTTTTCCTGATACATAATTACAAAGTTCTTGTTTGTTCATTGATTTCACCCCCTCATTTCGATTAGTGTATCAGCGAGGTCTGCTCAAAGTCAAGCGGATTCGGGGAAACCGTGGAGCTAGCCATTGGGTTGAAGGATCGGCGGTGGATTGCGCATGGCCCGAATTCCAAAATATTTTTTATATGCAATTCAGTCCCATATCCTTTATGCTTATTAAATCCATAATTCGGATATAAAATATCGTACTCGCCCATTATTTTATCCCTTATGACTTTTGCGATAATAGACGCCGCGGCGATCGATACGCATTTTGAATCACCCTTCACTATATGCTGTTGAGGGATGGATGATTTTATATCGCACTTCCCATCGACCAATAAAACTTCCCCTTTGGGGATCAAGCTGTCGACTGCGTATTCCATCGCAAGAAGTGATGCCTGCGCAATATTTATACGATCGATCGTTTTTTCGTCAACTATCCCGACGCCGATCGCGACCGCATGCTTTTTTATTTTTATAAATAATTTCTGCCTTGCCGAGTCTTTTAATTTCTTGGAATCGTTAATGCCTTTGAACTTGTGTTTTGTAGGAAGAATTACTGCGGCGGCAACGACGGGGCCTGCAAGCGGTCCGCGGCCAACTTCATCAACGCCTGCTATATATTGGAATCCTTGTTTTATAAGAAAATTTTCCCATTTGGAAGAGGGCATGGGGAAATTATATCAGACCAAATTGCCAAAGAGGCCATATCCTAAGGAAGGCCGGGCCTACAAGCTGGCTCTTTGGAAGGAATCCCCAATATCTTGAGTCGGCCGAGTTAGGCCTATTATCTCCCATTACAAAATAGGAATCGTTAGGGATGATCTTTGGCCCGAAAGTTGCAGGCATAGTTTTGAGATCATAATAGTCATTGAACATTTGGTGGGTTTCTTTGAGCGGCTTGTCATTGATATAAACGATCCCTTGTTTTATTTCCCATTTTTCTCCCGGCATTCCGATCACTCTTTTAATTAGATCTTTTCTGTTGAGCTCTCTGTCGTAAAGTTTGAACACGACAATATCAAAACGTTTCGGTCCCCTGTGAAAATCGAGAAAATACTGTTTGTCCGATAAAAATATAGGACGACTAAAAAGAGGGTTTGGGATAATATATAGAAATGATCTTTCTTTGAACGATTCGAATAGTGGGTTTTGTACGCCGTAAGCTAACTTGTTGACGATTATTCTATCATTTATATTGAGCGTCGGTTCCATGGACCCAGACGGGATCCAGAAAACCTGTATAAAAAATGCGCGAATAACTATCGCCATCAAGAAGGCGACGATCAATGTTTCGGCCCATTCGCGGAGCCATTTCTTGAAAGCGTCGAAAGTCGGCACTATTTGGAGGCCTCTTCGACCCTTGTGGCCGCGCCTCCGATTTTATTCCTCAAATAATAAAGCTTGGCGCGCCTGACCTTTCCTGATTTGATAACTTGGATGCGATCGACTTTTGGCGAATGGAGCGGGAACGACTTTTCAACGCCTATGCCCTGTACAAGCTTTCGGACGGTGAACATCTTCCTGCTGCTTCCGCTTTGTTTTTTGATCACTATCCCCTCAAACGCCTGCAGACGCTCTTTGTCGCCTTCAACTATCTTTGAGAAAACCTTGACAGTGTCGCCGACATTGAATGCCGCGACCTTTTCTTTTAACTGTCCTGTTTCAATTTCTGCTATTCTTTTCATCTTGTTTACCTCCCAAACAATCTATCCAATATGATCGCAACTGCAGCCCTGACTGATAAATGGTTATAACTGCCTCGGCCTTTGACCGGAGCCAGGACCATGTCCGCCCGATCCAATAACTCTTCGGTCATTCCCCATCCAGTCCCGAACAAGAAAAGATAAGGCCTTCCCCTCTTTTTAATTTTTGCTTTAAGAGCATCAAAAGATACGGACTTATTCAGGCGTCTTGCGGATGTCGCCACAATTATCGGGTTTCCGATCTTCTTTATCGCTTCATCCAGGCTTTTCTTGATCTCCATCCGGCTAAAAGCTTCTGCCCGGGTCCAATTATTGACAAAACTCTTTTCGCTCTTCCAGCAATTTAAAATCCGCTGTGCGAATTTTATTTGCGCAGGCAGCGGATTTATGACAAAATATTTGGCAACACCGTAAGTCAGCGCTGTGCGAGCTATATCGTGGAGATCGAACCCCGTGATGCAGGTTGTAACGACCTCTTTTCTCTTATTATACACCGGATGATGGAGCAATGCAATGTAGATTTTAGGAGCCATTTATTATGTCCTCCAGGAGCTTAGTGTCTTCTTTTTTGAGCTTTGCGGTCGCTAGCAGTTCCGGCCTCTTAAAAAATGTTGATCGGAGCGCTTCTTTTCTGCGGTAGCGCGCGATTTCTTCGTGGTGGCCGGACATTAAAACCGCGGGAATATTTTCGCCGTTAAACACTTCAGGCTTTGTATAGCTCGGGTGATCAAGCAACCCGTTATAAAAAGAATCATTAATTAGGGAATCTTCTTCTTTCACGACATCCGGAATGTGTCGAGAAACGCTATCGATTAAGACCATCGCAGGCAATTCTCCGCCAGTTAATACATAATCTCCAATGCTTATTTCATCTGTAACCAGATTTTTTCTTATTCTTTCATCTATACCTTCATAATGGCCGCAAATAATAATTAAGTTTTCTTCTTTTGAAAGTTCTTTTGCTTTATCATTAGTTAATTGTTTGCCGGTAGGGGACATATAGATGATTTTGACCCCCTCTGTCCCTCGACAGAGCTCGGGACATCTCCCCCTTGATAAGGGGGAGAAAGAGAGGGGGTAAAGAGTTTTTATTGCATTGTAGATCGGCTCGGGTTTCATTACCATTCCGGCGCCGCCGCCGTATGGCGAATCATCCGCTGTTTTGTGCTTATCCTCTGTAAAATCCCTGATATTAATGATATTTAATGCGAGGATCTTTTTTTCGATCGCTTTTTTAATGAGACTCGATGAAAAGGGGCCCTCGAACATCTCTGGGAAGAGAGTTAGGACGTTAATCTTCATGGGTGAGGGTTTTGTTCTATTCTACGCCGCGAATTTCTTGAATGATCCCGTCTTTGACCAATATTTCGGCCCCGCCGACTTTTTTGTACAAATTGTCGCCGACAGAAACATTGACCGGGCCTTCAAGCGGGCCTTGGACGAACTCTGATCCTACTGTTAGCCTTTTTGCTTCTTCGATCTTCATCAAAAGATCAGATTTCGCGGCCGCTTGCCTTGTTTTTTCTTCCTCAAGCTGGTTTTTGAAAGCTACAGCTTTCTGCATTAATCCTTTTTTCTTGAGGTCTTCAAGATAATTTTTGCTTTGATTGTTCATTTGTGATTCTTGCGCTTCAAGGTTTTTTACGGCCCTGTCAAGTTCTTTGATCAAATTGTCTTTAAATGCCTCTGTTACGATCGCCTTTACCATAACGACTCTTTTCAACTCAACCGAATTTTTATCTGCCATTATTTTTTCTCCTCCCTGTCCGCCTCAGGCGGATTTTGAGATAAATTCGACATTTACTCTAATTTGTTCTTTTCCCGCGGCGGCTTTTGCCACGGTCCTTATCGCGTTCGCTATCTTTCCTTCTTTTCCGATCACTTTGCCCATATCGGCTTCCGCTACTCTGACCTCGATTATCGCCAGCTTATCTCCCGGGGTTTCGGTTATAGAAATTTGGTCGGGAAATTCAACCAGAGATCTTACAATGTACTCGACAAGCTCTTTCATGCCGCGGCCTCTGGAGCTTTTTCTGCGGGGGCTGCAGATGCTTCAGGCTTTGCTTCAACCGCCGGGGCTTCTTTCTTTGGTTTGCGCTGGACGAGTTTTGACGTATCCATTGGAGGCATGATGCCTGCTTTTCCAAGCAAATATCTTACTTTATCGGTTGTTTGTGCTCCAACTTTGAGCCATTTTTCAACTTTTTCTTTTTTGAAATTGATGAATGCGTTCGTTTGTCTAGGATCGTATTCGCCAAGTATCTCAACAAGATTCCCCCCGAGCTTTGTCCTTGTCTCTTGAGCTATCAGCCTATATTTTGGTTTGCTTTTTGTTCCTACTCTTTGTAGTTTTAACTTTACCGCCATTTATATTTAACCTCTCTCCTTAACGACCCCTTCTGTCCCTCGACCCTTCGACTTCGCTCAGGACTCGGGACATCTCCCCCTTATCAAGGGGGAGAATGAGAGGGGGTCAAAAAACAATTATAACACAGACGATCTTTTTTGGAAAGAAGCAAAATTATCTTTGACTTCTTCGAGGGAATCGCCGCCGAATTTTTCCAAAAAAGCGTTTGCTATCGTAAATGCAGACATGGCCTCGCCGACAACCGCTGCGGCTTCGACGGCGCAAACGTCCGCCCTCTCAACATGCGCCAAAGTTTGTTTTTTTGTCTTAAGATCCACAGATTTTAGAGGTTTAACCATTGTGGATATGGGCTTCATGGCCGCCCTTAACACGATAGGCATACTATTGGATATTCCACCTTCTAAACCGCCGGCATTATTTGTGCGCCTTACGAATTTTTTGTTTTCATAAAATATTTCGTCGTGGACTTTAGATCCCGGGAGCCTTGTTTGCGCGAATCCAAGACCGATCTCGACGCCTTTGATAGCTGGGATGCTCATTAATGATTGTGCGAGCACTCCGCTCAATCGTTTGTCCCATTGCATAAAGCTCCCGAGGCCGTACGACACATTCTCTATCTTGACCTCAAACACGCCTCCAAGGGAATCTCCTTCTTCTTTTGCCTTTTCAATGAGATTCTGTATCTCGAATTTTTCGGATTTCCCGCCGATCTGCACAATAGCGCTTGTTATTACAATATTAAATTCCGCCAAAAACTTTTTGCATATTGCGCCGATAACCACTCTTGCGGCGGTTTCACGGGCAGATGATCGTTCAAGCACATCCCTTAGATCTTTTTGGTTGAATTTCATGGCTCCGGCGAGGTCTGCATGACCGGGGCGCAAACACGTGAACGGCTCATCCCATTTTTCTCGCGCAAGGTTTGGGATAATGATCGAGATCGGCGATCCGATAGTTTGCCCGCCGCGTATTCCGGATAATATTTCGATCTTGCCTGTTTCGATCTTCATCCGCGCCCCGCGGCCGGAGCCTGCCTGCCTTCTTTGGAGTTCGGGAATTATATCGTTTTCAGAAAGGGGGAGATGCGCGACCATCCCGTCCAATATTGCGGCCAATGATTTTCCGTGCGACTCGCCCGCTGTTAAAAATCTAAGCATAATAAAATTATACCACCCCAAAATCCGCTTGCCAAATGCTTTGTAAAACAGTATAATTATTCTATGAAGCTCAAAAGAATTGGGGTTTTCTTCTTTGCAGTTTTCCTGCTTGTTTTTTCTGCTTCGATTTGTTTTGGCGCATCAAATTATCACGGGGGCTGGAGCTCAGTAAGTTCCGGCATTAGTACAGGAGTCGGCGTTTCGAAGGCGCATGTTTTAAGCGGGGCCGCCGCATTTATGGCGGGCGGCGCAGGAAAGGCGATATTCATAAGGGGCAACTATCCAAGCCAAATATATCATAACCGGTCGCTTTCAACAAGCGAAACAGTTAAAGATGTAAAAGCGGTCGACGCGACAAACGTTTGCGTCCTTACCAACAATGCCGCATATATGTCGACGGATGGAGGAGCGAGCTATACAAGAAAAGCCTCCTCTCTTTCAGGCATTGAGGGCTTTTCGAGGGCATTTCTTTTAAGCGCTTCGGAAGGATATTTTGTTGTTTCAAACAACGGGTCTAGTACAAATTTTTTGTTTTCGACAGCAGCATTGAATGATGGGAGCGAGCTTACATATTTGTCTGATAGGCAGATCGGCGGGGCAGACAAACTGCTCAACGGACTTTGGATATTCAGCGGTACGAGCGGAGTTATTGTCGGGAAAGACAATACTTCCGGGAACAGCTTGATATACCGGGCTTCGGTCGATATTACCATCGTCTCAAATTGGTCTAAGGTATACGACAGCAGCAGCGAGGGCACAGGATTGAATTCGGTCTATTTTATCGATACGGCCACAGGCTATGCTGTGGGTAATGGCGGTGCTATTTTGAAAACCACGGACGGCGGGGCTACTTGGACAGCGCAAACAAGCGGGAGTACGCAAATTCTGAATGATGTCTACTTTTTAAATTCCAGCGTTGGCTGGGCGTCTGGCGATAATGGCACAATTCTACGAACAGTTGACGGCGGGACAAATTGGGCGTCCATAGGTCCGGGAGGATCTTCGATATTAGGGGGAGTCAGCGGTTCCAGCGCTAACAATGTCTGGATCGCCGGGACATCGAGGGATGGAGAAGTTATTTACCACAATAACGTTCCTGTTGTTACACAGGTATCAACGAGCGCTGTGGTCGGGACATCCGGAACATTTACATTTACAGGGTCAAATTTTGAGCCGGAAACAACTTTTACTATTTCCGGGACAGGAGCGGCCGCATCGTCTATAACAGTGGTCAGTTCAATTTCTGCTACCGCAACTTTAACTATTTCTTCTTCTGCGACAACCGGAGCAAGATCGGTCACGGCAACAAATCCTGATGGTTCCACGGGAACGGGTACGGATATTTTTACGATCATATCTGCCGCCGGAGCCATTTCTGGGATTACCAACCCTTCAATATTGACAGTAACACCGGAGGTTTTGGCAATTACTTCGACAAATGATGTGACAATAAGCGGGGAAGGGTTCCAGTCTGGAGCAACTGTGGCTTTTAACCCGTCAACTGGGATACAATCGACGGTCAAATCGATCAGTTCAAATACGATAACATTATTAACAACTGTCGGGGCGACTGCGACTTCGGGAGCTGTAGCGATAACCGTAACAAATCCAGACGGGGGGGGTAATACGAAAAACGCCGCTTTTGTTTTAACGGCAGCGGGGGTTATTGCTCCAACCATAACATCAATTAGCCCGGGAACTATAACCCGAGGATCAAGTGAAAGCGTTACTATTATAGGGACAGGGTTTTTGGCCGGGGCGTCCATTGCATTTTCCGGGAGCGGCGTTGTCGCCGGCACAATAACTTCATTGAGCACAACCGAAATAAAAGTCCCGGTGACGTGCGATCCCTCCTCCGGCATAGGCTTGAGAAATTTAACTATAACAAATACTAATGGCGGAGTGGCTGTCAAAACCTCTGCGCTGACCGTCGTATCTGCAACAACTGCCGACAACCCGGTAATTACGAGCGTGGTTGAAAAAAATGTCTCTCCCGGTGTCATTGACGTAACGATCAACGGCAGTAATTTCCCGTACCCTTTGAGCGGCAAGACATTGAGCTTTGATTTTGGAAGCGGGATCGCTGTCGCAAGTTATACGGTGTTAAGCTCAGCCCAGATCGTCGCGACAATTACGATCAGTTCGGCAGGTTCGGTCACAGGAAGCCATGATTTTGTATTAACAGTAAAAGACGCTTCGGGGACGGCTACGGGGACGGGGTCGCTTGCCAATGCGATCACCGTTGTCGCCTCGGCCGCAAATACTGCCGCTTTCTTTTGCAGGAGCCCATGGGACCCTTCTGTCGGCGGGAATCTTAAAATAAAAATAT from Candidatus Saganbacteria bacterium carries:
- the trmD gene encoding tRNA (guanosine(37)-N1)-methyltransferase TrmD, coding for MKINVLTLFPEMFEGPFSSSLIKKAIEKKILALNIINIRDFTEDKHKTADDSPYGGGAGMVMKPEPIYNAIKTLYPLSFSPLSRGRCPELCRGTEGVKIIYMSPTGKQLTNDKAKELSKEENLIIICGHYEGIDERIRKNLVTDEISIGDYVLTGGELPAMVLIDSVSRHIPDVVKEEDSLINDSFYNGLLDHPSYTKPEVFNGENIPAVLMSGHHEEIARYRRKEALRSTFFKRPELLATAKLKKEDTKLLEDIINGS
- a CDS encoding YraN family protein → MGKLSYQLGIEGENTAAAYLKQQGFSIIERNFRSQQGEIDIIARDKNYLVFVEVKSYSFRSNSLPIHAVQKNKRGSIIHAARFYLYKNKLQNEYCRFDVVAIYKDFSGKTNVDHIKNAFGIK
- the rpsP gene encoding 30S ribosomal protein S16, which translates into the protein MAVKLKLQRVGTKSKPKYRLIAQETRTKLGGNLVEILGEYDPRQTNAFINFKKEKVEKWLKVGAQTTDKVRYLLGKAGIMPPMDTSKLVQRKPKKEAPAVEAKPEASAAPAEKAPEAAA
- a CDS encoding YlqD family protein — its product is MADKNSVELKRVVMVKAIVTEAFKDNLIKELDRAVKNLEAQESQMNNQSKNYLEDLKKKGLMQKAVAFKNQLEEEKTRQAAAKSDLLMKIEEAKRLTVGSEFVQGPLEGPVNVSVGDNLYKKVGGAEILVKDGIIQEIRGVE
- a CDS encoding ribonuclease HII, which encodes MPSSKWENFLIKQGFQYIAGVDEVGRGPLAGPVVAAAVILPTKHKFKGINDSKKLKDSARQKLFIKIKKHAVAIGVGIVDEKTIDRINIAQASLLAMEYAVDSLIPKGEVLLVDGKCDIKSSIPQQHIVKGDSKCVSIAAASIIAKVIRDKIMGEYDILYPNYGFNKHKGYGTELHIKNILEFGPCAIHRRSFNPMASSTVSPNPLDFEQTSLIH
- a CDS encoding ORF6N domain-containing protein encodes the protein MPNIIPIETIENKIYLIRGLKVMLASDLAKLYGVKTKALNQAVKRNSRRFPSDFMFKLTAEEAKRIIQAKEPNSRSQIVTLNRGSNIKYLPYAFTEQGVSMLSSVLSSNNAIDVNIAIMRTFVKLRRFLSNNKDLAQKLKELERKYEKHDIEIQTVFEAIRELMMPKEKPTKKFGFQNG
- the lepB gene encoding signal peptidase I produces the protein MPTFDAFKKWLREWAETLIVAFLMAIVIRAFFIQVFWIPSGSMEPTLNINDRIIVNKLAYGVQNPLFESFKERSFLYIIPNPLFSRPIFLSDKQYFLDFHRGPKRFDIVVFKLYDRELNRKDLIKRVIGMPGEKWEIKQGIVYINDKPLKETHQMFNDYYDLKTMPATFGPKIIPNDSYFVMGDNRPNSADSRYWGFLPKSQLVGPAFLRIWPLWQFGLI
- a CDS encoding HU family DNA-binding protein, which produces MNKQELCNYVSGKTKLSKTQCLNMLDNTIEAISGALKKGQEVRLVGFGTWKKAKRKARMGRNPQTGKAIKISARNVVKFSTGQQLFDMIN
- a CDS encoding KH domain-containing protein, which encodes MKELVEYIVRSLVEFPDQISITETPGDKLAIIEVRVAEADMGKVIGKEGKIANAIRTVAKAAAGKEQIRVNVEFISKSA
- the rplS gene encoding 50S ribosomal protein L19, producing MKRIAEIETGQLKEKVAAFNVGDTVKVFSKIVEGDKERLQAFEGIVIKKQSGSSRKMFTVRKLVQGIGVEKSFPLHSPKVDRIQVIKSGKVRRAKLYYLRNKIGGAATRVEEASK
- a CDS encoding RNA methyltransferase, translated to MAPKIYIALLHHPVYNKRKEVVTTCITGFDLHDIARTALTYGVAKYFVINPLPAQIKFAQRILNCWKSEKSFVNNWTRAEAFSRMEIKKSLDEAIKKIGNPIIVATSARRLNKSVSFDALKAKIKKRGRPYLFLFGTGWGMTEELLDRADMVLAPVKGRGSYNHLSVRAAVAIILDRLFGR
- a CDS encoding chorismate synthase, which translates into the protein MLRFLTAGESHGKSLAAILDGMVAHLPLSENDIIPELQRRQAGSGRGARMKIETGKIEILSGIRGGQTIGSPISIIIPNLAREKWDEPFTCLRPGHADLAGAMKFNQKDLRDVLERSSARETAARVVIGAICKKFLAEFNIVITSAIVQIGGKSEKFEIQNLIEKAKEEGDSLGGVFEVKIENVSYGLGSFMQWDKRLSGVLAQSLMSIPAIKGVEIGLGFAQTRLPGSKVHDEIFYENKKFVRRTNNAGGLEGGISNSMPIVLRAAMKPISTMVKPLKSVDLKTKKQTLAHVERADVCAVEAAAVVGEAMSAFTIANAFLEKFGGDSLEEVKDNFASFQKRSSVL